From the Actinomycetes bacterium genome, one window contains:
- a CDS encoding DAK2 domain-containing protein, with product MSSLASLDAKALARWATYARDALGEARAEIDELNVYPVPDGDTGTNLHLTFVAAVDALAAPDDADRPGDAERPRDPDRPDGVPGPAAVLGALAQGALMGARGNSGVILSQLLRGLADGVGQASEVGPAELAAALAVGARAAYDAVARPVEGTMLTVARVAAEEAERAAAAAEPAADLGRIVTAAADGAREALRRTPEQLDVLARAGVVDAGGRGVCVVLDALATAVTGAVPAVVDTTVPAHEVEAARPRSGLDVEDPDAHGPTYEVMYLLDAPADAIRALRAALEPLGDSLLVVGAEPTWNVHVHVDDVGAAVEAGVEAGRPHRIRVTHFRDAARASVAGLHPASRGVVSVVAGDGLAALFEAAGATVVVGGPGRRASTAELLTGLRQAKARDLVVLPNDADSLAVAEAAAAKARDEGLRVAVIPTRASVQAIAALAVHDESRRFEDDVVAMTAAAGHCRHGGVTVAARAAVTTGGVCKPGDVLGIVDGDFAVIGDDLVEVAGTVVGRMLGSGGELVTLVRGADADADLADAVARRVRSARPEVDTVVYEGGQSRYPLLIGVE from the coding sequence TGACACCGGCACCAACCTGCACCTGACCTTCGTGGCGGCGGTCGACGCCCTGGCCGCCCCGGACGACGCGGACCGTCCGGGCGACGCAGAGCGGCCGCGCGACCCGGACCGCCCGGACGGCGTGCCCGGGCCGGCGGCGGTGCTCGGTGCGCTGGCCCAGGGCGCGCTGATGGGAGCTCGCGGCAACTCCGGCGTCATCCTGTCCCAGCTGCTGCGCGGCCTGGCCGACGGTGTCGGCCAGGCCTCGGAGGTCGGGCCGGCCGAGCTGGCGGCGGCCCTGGCCGTCGGCGCCCGCGCGGCGTACGACGCCGTGGCCAGGCCGGTCGAGGGCACGATGCTCACGGTCGCGCGGGTGGCGGCCGAGGAGGCCGAGCGGGCCGCGGCCGCCGCCGAACCCGCCGCCGACCTCGGGCGCATCGTCACCGCCGCCGCCGACGGGGCACGGGAGGCCCTGCGCCGCACCCCCGAGCAGCTCGACGTCCTCGCCCGGGCCGGGGTCGTCGACGCCGGCGGCCGCGGGGTCTGCGTGGTGCTCGACGCGCTGGCGACCGCCGTGACCGGCGCCGTGCCGGCGGTCGTGGACACGACGGTGCCGGCGCACGAGGTGGAGGCGGCCCGGCCGCGCAGCGGGCTGGACGTGGAGGACCCGGATGCGCACGGCCCCACCTACGAGGTGATGTACCTCCTCGACGCACCGGCCGACGCGATCCGGGCGCTGCGCGCCGCACTCGAGCCGCTGGGCGACTCGCTCCTCGTGGTCGGGGCGGAGCCGACCTGGAACGTCCACGTCCACGTCGACGACGTGGGCGCCGCGGTCGAGGCCGGTGTCGAGGCGGGGCGTCCGCACCGGATCCGGGTGACCCACTTCCGGGACGCGGCACGGGCGTCGGTCGCCGGGCTGCACCCGGCCAGCCGCGGCGTGGTGTCCGTGGTCGCCGGCGACGGGCTGGCGGCGCTCTTCGAGGCGGCCGGCGCGACGGTCGTGGTCGGCGGCCCGGGGCGCCGGGCGTCCACCGCCGAGCTGCTCACCGGGCTGCGGCAGGCCAAGGCGCGCGACCTGGTGGTGCTGCCCAACGACGCCGACAGCCTCGCCGTGGCCGAGGCCGCCGCGGCCAAGGCACGCGACGAGGGTCTGCGGGTCGCCGTTATTCCCACCCGCGCCAGCGTGCAGGCGATCGCCGCGCTCGCGGTGCACGACGAGTCCCGGCGCTTCGAGGACGACGTCGTCGCGATGACCGCGGCGGCCGGGCACTGCCGGCACGGCGGCGTGACCGTGGCCGCGCGCGCCGCGGTGACGACGGGCGGGGTCTGCAAGCCCGGCGACGTGCTGGGCATCGTCGACGGCGACTTCGCCGTCATCGGCGACGACCTGGTCGAGGTCGCGGGCACCGTGGTCGGCCGGATGCTGGGCTCTGGCGGCGAGCTCGTGACCCTGGTGCGGGGCGCCGACGCCGACGCCGACCTGGCCGACGCGGTGGCCCGCCGGGTGCGGTCGGCCCGTCCGGAGGTCGACACCGTCGTCTACGAGGGCGGGCAGTCGCGCTACCCGCTGCTCATCGGGGTGGAGTGA